From a region of the Mauremys mutica isolate MM-2020 ecotype Southern chromosome 12, ASM2049712v1, whole genome shotgun sequence genome:
- the LOC123345476 gene encoding zinc finger protein 271-like isoform X2: MQENYETVTSLGFSLTKPELIVRLERGEEPWLPDLRTCNDRRLPRCTRTGAERGSENEEGNHEEVPGEVEPQGTFVGRAEGNFSQCFEPKEACGNWHRSERLLGNHSGKKVDESINGGGGEEDPKEETPWHYLQCSKGFIARSQLVTHQTILTGEKPLQCLDRGESFNKLSDLNNHGRGHNGEKPSQSLKYGKCCISKTQIIRHQLSHSGERPHKCLDCGKSFIERSNLIKHQAIHRGEKPHQCLECGKSFKDRSNLIKHQAIHSGERPHKCLECGKSFIRRSDLVQHQAIHTGERPHKCLDCGKSFIRRSHLVCHQALHTGERPHKCLDCGKSFLQMSSLVKHQAIHTGERPHKCLDCGKSFLQRSSFVYHQAIHTGERPHKCLECGKSFIRRSDFLYHQTIHRGERPHKCLECGKSFIRRSHLVHHQALHTGARPHKCLECGKSFIRRSHLVRHQALHTGARPHKCLECGKSFIRRSHLVRHQALHTGARPHKCLECGKSFLRRSHLVKHQAIHTGGRPHKCLDCGKSFIRRSSFVYHQAIHTGGRPHKCLECGKSFIRRSHLIQHQAIHTGERPHKCLECGKSFKRQSNLVKHQAIHTGERPHNCLYCGKSFIQRSHLIQHQAIHTGERPHKCLECGKSFKRQSNLVQHHAIHTGERPHKCLDCGKGYIQRSALVKHQAIHTGERPHKCLDCGKSYIQRSQLVQHQAMHTRETPEVLGLREKFHIGV; the protein is encoded by the exons atgcaggagaactacgagacggtgacctcgctgg GATTCTCCCTAACCAAACCTGAACTGATTGTccggctggaacgaggggaagagccttgGTTGCCCGATCTCCGGACCTGCAATGACAGAAGGCTTCCGAGATGCACCCGTACAG gtgctgagcgagggagtgagaatgaggaggggaatcATGAGGAAGTTCCCGGGGAAGTGGAACCGCAGGGGACCTTTGTGGGaagagctgaagggaatttttcccagtgcttcGAACCCAAAGAAGCCTGTGGAAATTGGCACAGGTCAGAGAGGCTGCTAGGAAACCActcagggaagaaagtggatgaatctattaatggtgggggaggagaggaggatccCAAGGAAGAGACACCCTGGCACTACCTTCAATGTTCAAAAGGGTTCATTGCGAGATCACAGCTTGTGACACATCAGACAATCCTTACAGGAGAGAAACCCCTTCAATGCTTGGACcgtggggaaagcttcaataagctCTCAGATCTTAATAACCACGGGAGAGGCCACAATGGAGAAAAACCCTCTCAATCCCTCAAGTACGGGAAATGTTGCATTTCGAAGACACAAATAATTAGACATCAGTTAAGCCACAGTggggagagaccccacaagtgcttggactgtgggaaaagtttcatagagAGGTCaaaccttattaaacatcaggcaatccacagaggagagaaaccccatcagtgcttggagtgtgggaaaagtttcaaagaCAGGTCaaaccttattaaacatcaggcaatccacagtggggagagaccccacaagtgcttggagtgtgggaaaagtttcatacgaaggtcagatcttgttcaacatcaggcaatacacacaggagagagaccccataagtgcttggactgtgggaaaagtttcatacgaaggtcacACCTAGTTTGTCATCAGGCattacacacaggagagagaccccacaagtgcttggactgtgggaaaagtttcttaCAAATGTCCAGCCTTGTTaagcatcaggcaatccacacaggagagagaccccacaagtgcttggactgtgggaaaagtttcttaCAAAGGTCAAGCTTTgtttatcatcaggcaatccacacaggagagagaccccacaagtgcttggagtgtgggaaaagtttcatacgaaggtcagaTTTTCTTTATCATCagacaatccacagaggagagagaccccacaagtgcttggagtgtgggaaaagtttcataagaagaTCACACTTAGTTCATCATCAGGCATTACACACAGGAGCGAGACcgcacaagtgcttggagtgtgggaaaagtttcataagaaggtcaCACTTAGTTCGTCATCAGGCATTACACACAGGAGCGAGACcgcacaagtgcttggagtgtgggaaaagtttcataagaaggtcaCACTTAGTTCGTCATCAGGCATTACACACAGGAGCGAGACcgcacaagtgcttggagtgtgggaaaagtttcctaagaaggtcacaccttgttaaacatcaggcaatccacacaggagggagaccccacaagtgcttggactgtgggaaaagtttcatacgaaggtcaaGCTTTGTTTATCATCAGGCAATTCACACGGGAgggagaccccacaagtgcttggagtgtgggaaaagtttcatacgaaggtcacATCTTATTCAACATCaagcaatccacacaggagagagaccccacaagtgcttggagtgtgggaaaagtttcaaaagaCAGTCAAACCTTGTTaagcatcaggcaatccacacaggagagagaccccacaattGCTtgtactgtgggaaaagtttcatacaaagATCACATCTTattcaacatcaggcaatccacactggagagagaccccacaagtgcttggagtgtgggaaaagtttcaaaagaCAGTCAAACCTTGTTCAACATCatgcaatccacacaggagagagaccccacaaatgcttggactgtgggaaaggtTACATACAAAGGtcagcccttgttaaacatcaggcaatccacacaggagagagaccacacaagtgcttggactgtgggaaaagttacaTACAAAGGTCACagcttgttcaacatcaggcaatGCACACAAGAGAGACTCCAGAGGTGCTTGgactgcgggaaaagtttcatataGGAGTCTGA
- the LOC123345476 gene encoding zinc finger protein 271-like isoform X1 produces MQENYETVTSLGFSLTKPELIVRLERGEEPWLPDLRTCNDRRLPRCTRTAGAERGSENEEGNHEEVPGEVEPQGTFVGRAEGNFSQCFEPKEACGNWHRSERLLGNHSGKKVDESINGGGGEEDPKEETPWHYLQCSKGFIARSQLVTHQTILTGEKPLQCLDRGESFNKLSDLNNHGRGHNGEKPSQSLKYGKCCISKTQIIRHQLSHSGERPHKCLDCGKSFIERSNLIKHQAIHRGEKPHQCLECGKSFKDRSNLIKHQAIHSGERPHKCLECGKSFIRRSDLVQHQAIHTGERPHKCLDCGKSFIRRSHLVCHQALHTGERPHKCLDCGKSFLQMSSLVKHQAIHTGERPHKCLDCGKSFLQRSSFVYHQAIHTGERPHKCLECGKSFIRRSDFLYHQTIHRGERPHKCLECGKSFIRRSHLVHHQALHTGARPHKCLECGKSFIRRSHLVRHQALHTGARPHKCLECGKSFIRRSHLVRHQALHTGARPHKCLECGKSFLRRSHLVKHQAIHTGGRPHKCLDCGKSFIRRSSFVYHQAIHTGGRPHKCLECGKSFIRRSHLIQHQAIHTGERPHKCLECGKSFKRQSNLVKHQAIHTGERPHNCLYCGKSFIQRSHLIQHQAIHTGERPHKCLECGKSFKRQSNLVQHHAIHTGERPHKCLDCGKGYIQRSALVKHQAIHTGERPHKCLDCGKSYIQRSQLVQHQAMHTRETPEVLGLREKFHIGV; encoded by the exons atgcaggagaactacgagacggtgacctcgctgg GATTCTCCCTAACCAAACCTGAACTGATTGTccggctggaacgaggggaagagccttgGTTGCCCGATCTCCGGACCTGCAATGACAGAAGGCTTCCGAGATGCACCCGTACAG caggtgctgagcgagggagtgagaatgaggaggggaatcATGAGGAAGTTCCCGGGGAAGTGGAACCGCAGGGGACCTTTGTGGGaagagctgaagggaatttttcccagtgcttcGAACCCAAAGAAGCCTGTGGAAATTGGCACAGGTCAGAGAGGCTGCTAGGAAACCActcagggaagaaagtggatgaatctattaatggtgggggaggagaggaggatccCAAGGAAGAGACACCCTGGCACTACCTTCAATGTTCAAAAGGGTTCATTGCGAGATCACAGCTTGTGACACATCAGACAATCCTTACAGGAGAGAAACCCCTTCAATGCTTGGACcgtggggaaagcttcaataagctCTCAGATCTTAATAACCACGGGAGAGGCCACAATGGAGAAAAACCCTCTCAATCCCTCAAGTACGGGAAATGTTGCATTTCGAAGACACAAATAATTAGACATCAGTTAAGCCACAGTggggagagaccccacaagtgcttggactgtgggaaaagtttcatagagAGGTCaaaccttattaaacatcaggcaatccacagaggagagaaaccccatcagtgcttggagtgtgggaaaagtttcaaagaCAGGTCaaaccttattaaacatcaggcaatccacagtggggagagaccccacaagtgcttggagtgtgggaaaagtttcatacgaaggtcagatcttgttcaacatcaggcaatacacacaggagagagaccccataagtgcttggactgtgggaaaagtttcatacgaaggtcacACCTAGTTTGTCATCAGGCattacacacaggagagagaccccacaagtgcttggactgtgggaaaagtttcttaCAAATGTCCAGCCTTGTTaagcatcaggcaatccacacaggagagagaccccacaagtgcttggactgtgggaaaagtttcttaCAAAGGTCAAGCTTTgtttatcatcaggcaatccacacaggagagagaccccacaagtgcttggagtgtgggaaaagtttcatacgaaggtcagaTTTTCTTTATCATCagacaatccacagaggagagagaccccacaagtgcttggagtgtgggaaaagtttcataagaagaTCACACTTAGTTCATCATCAGGCATTACACACAGGAGCGAGACcgcacaagtgcttggagtgtgggaaaagtttcataagaaggtcaCACTTAGTTCGTCATCAGGCATTACACACAGGAGCGAGACcgcacaagtgcttggagtgtgggaaaagtttcataagaaggtcaCACTTAGTTCGTCATCAGGCATTACACACAGGAGCGAGACcgcacaagtgcttggagtgtgggaaaagtttcctaagaaggtcacaccttgttaaacatcaggcaatccacacaggagggagaccccacaagtgcttggactgtgggaaaagtttcatacgaaggtcaaGCTTTGTTTATCATCAGGCAATTCACACGGGAgggagaccccacaagtgcttggagtgtgggaaaagtttcatacgaaggtcacATCTTATTCAACATCaagcaatccacacaggagagagaccccacaagtgcttggagtgtgggaaaagtttcaaaagaCAGTCAAACCTTGTTaagcatcaggcaatccacacaggagagagaccccacaattGCTtgtactgtgggaaaagtttcatacaaagATCACATCTTattcaacatcaggcaatccacactggagagagaccccacaagtgcttggagtgtgggaaaagtttcaaaagaCAGTCAAACCTTGTTCAACATCatgcaatccacacaggagagagaccccacaaatgcttggactgtgggaaaggtTACATACAAAGGtcagcccttgttaaacatcaggcaatccacacaggagagagaccacacaagtgcttggactgtgggaaaagttacaTACAAAGGTCACagcttgttcaacatcaggcaatGCACACAAGAGAGACTCCAGAGGTGCTTGgactgcgggaaaagtttcatataGGAGTCTGA